In Pseudomonas sp. PDNC002, the DNA window CGCCTGAAATTCCGTAGCATGGGCGCCTGCCCATCCCGCCCCGGCGCCTGCGAGCGCCCCGGCCCCGAAACACGACTGAAGAGAGATCGATGAGCACTCAAGCCAAAGCCTACCGCGCCAGCATCCTGCACAGCGTCGCCGACCCGGCCGAAGTCGGCGTGGAGCAGTCCTACCAGTATTTCGAGGACGGCATCCTGCTGGTGGAAGACGGCAAGGTCGCCCGCCTCGGCCACGCCGCCGAGCTGCTGCCGCAACTGGGCGGCGTGGAAGTGGCCGAGTACCGCGACGCGCTGATCACCCCCGGCTTCATCGACACCCACATCCACTACCCGCAGACCGGCATGATCGCCTCCTACGGCGAGCAGCTGCTGGACTGGCTGAACACCTACACCTTCCCCACCGAGAAGCAGTTCGCCGACCCGGCCCACGCCGCTGATGTCGCCGGCATTTTCCTCAAGGAACTACTGCGCGCCGGCACCACCACCGCGCTGGTGTTCGGTACCGTGCACCCGCAGTCGGTGGACGCGCTGTTCGGCGCCGCCGAGAAGCTCAATCTGCGCCTGATCGCCGGCAAGGTGATGATGGACCGCAACGCGCCGGACTACCTGACCGACACCGCCGAAAGCAGCTACACCGACAGCAAGGCGCTGATTGAGCGCTGGCACGGCAAGGGCCGCCTGCTCTACGCAGTGACCCCGCGCTTCGCCCCAACCAGCACCCCGGAACAGCTCGACGCCGCCGGCCGCCTGCTCAAGGAATTCCCGGGCGTGTACCTGCACACGCACCTGTCGGAAAACCTCAAGGAAATCGAGTGGGTCAAGGATCTGTTCCCGGAGCGCAAGGGCTACCTGGACGTCTACGACCACCACGGCCTGCTCGGCCCGCGCTCGGTATTCGCCCATGGCGTGCACCTGTGCGACGGCGAATGCCAGCGGCTGTCGGAAACCGGCTCGGCCGTGGCCTTCTGCCCGACGTCCAACCTGTTCCTCGGCAGCGGCCTGTTCGACCTGGCGAAGCTGGAGAAATACAAGG includes these proteins:
- the guaD gene encoding guanine deaminase — translated: MSTQAKAYRASILHSVADPAEVGVEQSYQYFEDGILLVEDGKVARLGHAAELLPQLGGVEVAEYRDALITPGFIDTHIHYPQTGMIASYGEQLLDWLNTYTFPTEKQFADPAHAADVAGIFLKELLRAGTTTALVFGTVHPQSVDALFGAAEKLNLRLIAGKVMMDRNAPDYLTDTAESSYTDSKALIERWHGKGRLLYAVTPRFAPTSTPEQLDAAGRLLKEFPGVYLHTHLSENLKEIEWVKDLFPERKGYLDVYDHHGLLGPRSVFAHGVHLCDGECQRLSETGSAVAFCPTSNLFLGSGLFDLAKLEKYKVKVGLGTDVGAGTSFSQLQSLNEAYKVMQLQGIKLDPFKSLYLATLGGARALELEDKVGSFAQGNEADFVVLDYKATPLLDYRLQQAKTLEEKLFALVILGDDRTVKETFAHGRNVHRRG